One window of Pieris rapae chromosome 14, ilPieRapa1.1, whole genome shotgun sequence genomic DNA carries:
- the LOC110992337 gene encoding G protein-coupled receptor kinase 1 isoform X1 has protein sequence MADLEAVLADVSYLMAMEKSKCTPAARASKKIVLPDPSVRSVMHKYMEKKNEVNFDKIFNQVLGYLLFKEFCEQTSEEPVPQLKFYEEIKLYEKQECVEERRRIARDIYDNFIMKELLAHSHDYSKECVAHVQKYLLKHEVPPNLFEPYIEEIFQHLRGEPFKSFLESDKYTRFCQWKNLELNIQLTMNDFSVHRIIGRGGFGEVYGCRKADTGKMYAMKCLDKKRIKMKQGETLALNERIMLSLVSTGVDCPFIVCMTYAFHTPDKLCFILDLMNGGDLHYHLSQHGVFNEAEMKFYAAEVILGLEHMHKRHIVYRDLKPANILLDEHGHVRISDLGLACDFSKKKPHASVGTHGYMAPEVLSKGTGYDSSADWFSFGCMLYKLLKGHSPFRQHKTKDKHEIDRMTLTMKYNVHQNVELPESFSPSLKSLLEGLLQRDINKRLGCKGKGAEEVKEHVFFAGIDWQQVYHQKYTPPLIPPRGEVNAADAFDIGSFDEEDTKGIKLTESDQAQYKDFPLVISERWQSEVAETVFETVNQEADKMEMKKKSKQKQKFDADEKESDCILHGYIKKLGGPFASAWQTRYAKLYPNRLELHLENSAKPEMILLDIVEEVSSDLVSVKGEQCIVLRTRNDTKVVLTNTDEIGLKEWATSLRSAHKCSQELLASMAKKAGKIYGTDGAKELASARPPPVASPALPRAPNGNN, from the exons gttatttattatttaaggaaTTCTGTGAACAAACGTCAGAAGAACCAGTGCCACAATTAAAGTTTTACGAGGAG atcaaattatatgaaaagcaAGAATGCGTGGAGGAGAGGCGGCGGATCGCAAGAGACATTtacgataattttattatgaaagaaCTCCTTGCTCATTCCCac GATTATTCTAAAGAGTGCGTAGCGCATGTACAGAAATATCTATTGAAACACGAAGTACCACCGAACCTATTCGag CCATACATTGAAGAGATATTTCAACATTTACGAGGAGAACCATTCAAAAGTTTTCTAGAAAG CGACAAATACACGAGGTTTTGCCAATGGAAGAATTTAGAGCTGAACATTCAACTAACGATGAACGATTTCAGCGTACATCGCATCATCGGACGAGGAGGCTTCGGCGAA gTGTACGGATGCAGGAAAGCCGACACAGGAAAAATGTACGCAATGAAATGTCTCGACAAGAAACGTATAAAGATGAAGCAAGGTGAAACCCTCGCGCTCAACGAGCGAATTATGCTCTCTCTAGTCAGTACCGGG GTGGACTGCCCATTCATAGTCTGTATGACGTATGCCTTCCACACACCCGACAAGCTTTGTTTCATATTGGATCTCATGAATGGCGGAGATCTTCATTACCATCTGTCGCAGCACGGCGTCTTCAATGAGGCTGAAATGAAGTTTTACGCCGCAGAAGTTATATTAG GACTGGAGCATATGCACAAACGTCACATCGTGTACAGAGATTTGAAGCCTGCGAACATCTTACTGGATGAGCACGGTCACGTCAGAATATCGGACTTGGGTCTCGCCTGTGATTTCTCCAAGAAGAAGCCTCACGCTAGTGT cgGAACCCACGGCTACATGGCGCCCGAAGTGCTGTCCAAGGGCACGGGCTACGACTCGTCGGCAGACTGGTTCAGCTTCGGCTGCATGCTCTACAAGCTGCTCAAGGGCCACTCGCCCTTCCGCCAGCACAAGACCAAGGACAAACACGAGATCGATCGGATGACCCTGACCATG AAATATAATGTTCACCAGAACGTGGAACTGCCGGAGTCCTTCAGTCCGAGTCTGAAGAGTCTGCTCGAAGGTCTGCTGCAGAGGGACATCAACAAGAGACTCGGCTGCAAGGGCAAGGG GGCGGAAGAAGTGAAAGAGCACGTGTTCTTCGCCGGAATCGACTGGCAACAAGTGTACCACCAGAAATACACTCCGCCCCTCATCCCGCCCAGGGGCGAGGTCAACGCCGCCGACGCCTTCGACATCGGCAGCTTCGACGAGGAGGACACCAAGGGAATCAAG CTCACCGAATCGGACCAAGCGCAGTACAAGGACTTCCCCCTGGTCATATCCGAACGCTGGCAGAGCGAAGTGGCCGAGACGGTGTTCGAAACCGTCAACCAGGAGGCTGATAAAATGGAGATGAAGAAGAAATCCAAGCAGAAGCAGAAGTTCGACGCCGACGAGAAAG AATCCGACTGCATACTCCACGGCTACATCAAGAAGTTGGGCGGCCCCTTCGCCAGCGCCTGGCAGACGCGCTACGCCAAGCTGTACCCCAATCGCCTCGAGTTGCACCTGGAAAACAGCGCTAAGCCGGAAATGATCCTGCTGGACATAGTCGAGGAGGTCTCCTCCGACCTGGTCTCCGTGAAGGGAGAACAGTGCATCGTGCTCAGGACCAGAAACGACACGAAGGTCGTGCTCACCAACACG GACGAAATAGGTCTGAAGGAATGGGCGACTTCGCTTCGCTCCGCCCACAAGTGCTCCCAGGAGCTGCTCGCCTCGATGGCGAAGAAGGCCGGCAAGATATACGGCACGGACGGGGCGAAAGAGTTGGCCTCGGCGCGACCCCCGCCGGTGGCTTCGCCGGCCCTCCCCAGAGCCCCCAACGGGAACAACTAG
- the LOC110992337 gene encoding G protein-coupled receptor kinase 1 isoform X2, with product MADLEAVLADVSYLMAMEKSKCTPAARASKKIVLPDPSVRSVMHKYMEKKNEVNFDKIFNQVLGYLLFKEFCEQTSEEPVPQLKFYEEIKLYEKQECVEERRRIARDIYDNFIMKELLAHSHDYSKECVAHVQKYLLKHEVPPNLFEPYIEEIFQHLRGEPFKSFLESDKYTRFCQWKNLELNIQLTMNDFSVHRIIGRGGFGEVYGCRKADTGKMYAMKCLDKKRIKMKQGETLALNERIMLSLVSTGVDCPFIVCMTYAFHTPDKLCFILDLMNGGDLHYHLSQHGVFNEAEMKFYAAEVILGLEHMHKRHIVYRDLKPANILLDEHGHVRISDLGLACDFSKKKPHASVGTHGYMAPEVLSKGTGYDSSADWFSFGCMLYKLLKGHSPFRQHKTKDKHEIDRMTLTMNVELPESFSPSLKSLLEGLLQRDINKRLGCKGKGAEEVKEHVFFAGIDWQQVYHQKYTPPLIPPRGEVNAADAFDIGSFDEEDTKGIKLTESDQAQYKDFPLVISERWQSEVAETVFETVNQEADKMEMKKKSKQKQKFDADEKESDCILHGYIKKLGGPFASAWQTRYAKLYPNRLELHLENSAKPEMILLDIVEEVSSDLVSVKGEQCIVLRTRNDTKVVLTNTDEIGLKEWATSLRSAHKCSQELLASMAKKAGKIYGTDGAKELASARPPPVASPALPRAPNGNN from the exons gttatttattatttaaggaaTTCTGTGAACAAACGTCAGAAGAACCAGTGCCACAATTAAAGTTTTACGAGGAG atcaaattatatgaaaagcaAGAATGCGTGGAGGAGAGGCGGCGGATCGCAAGAGACATTtacgataattttattatgaaagaaCTCCTTGCTCATTCCCac GATTATTCTAAAGAGTGCGTAGCGCATGTACAGAAATATCTATTGAAACACGAAGTACCACCGAACCTATTCGag CCATACATTGAAGAGATATTTCAACATTTACGAGGAGAACCATTCAAAAGTTTTCTAGAAAG CGACAAATACACGAGGTTTTGCCAATGGAAGAATTTAGAGCTGAACATTCAACTAACGATGAACGATTTCAGCGTACATCGCATCATCGGACGAGGAGGCTTCGGCGAA gTGTACGGATGCAGGAAAGCCGACACAGGAAAAATGTACGCAATGAAATGTCTCGACAAGAAACGTATAAAGATGAAGCAAGGTGAAACCCTCGCGCTCAACGAGCGAATTATGCTCTCTCTAGTCAGTACCGGG GTGGACTGCCCATTCATAGTCTGTATGACGTATGCCTTCCACACACCCGACAAGCTTTGTTTCATATTGGATCTCATGAATGGCGGAGATCTTCATTACCATCTGTCGCAGCACGGCGTCTTCAATGAGGCTGAAATGAAGTTTTACGCCGCAGAAGTTATATTAG GACTGGAGCATATGCACAAACGTCACATCGTGTACAGAGATTTGAAGCCTGCGAACATCTTACTGGATGAGCACGGTCACGTCAGAATATCGGACTTGGGTCTCGCCTGTGATTTCTCCAAGAAGAAGCCTCACGCTAGTGT cgGAACCCACGGCTACATGGCGCCCGAAGTGCTGTCCAAGGGCACGGGCTACGACTCGTCGGCAGACTGGTTCAGCTTCGGCTGCATGCTCTACAAGCTGCTCAAGGGCCACTCGCCCTTCCGCCAGCACAAGACCAAGGACAAACACGAGATCGATCGGATGACCCTGACCATG AACGTGGAACTGCCGGAGTCCTTCAGTCCGAGTCTGAAGAGTCTGCTCGAAGGTCTGCTGCAGAGGGACATCAACAAGAGACTCGGCTGCAAGGGCAAGGG GGCGGAAGAAGTGAAAGAGCACGTGTTCTTCGCCGGAATCGACTGGCAACAAGTGTACCACCAGAAATACACTCCGCCCCTCATCCCGCCCAGGGGCGAGGTCAACGCCGCCGACGCCTTCGACATCGGCAGCTTCGACGAGGAGGACACCAAGGGAATCAAG CTCACCGAATCGGACCAAGCGCAGTACAAGGACTTCCCCCTGGTCATATCCGAACGCTGGCAGAGCGAAGTGGCCGAGACGGTGTTCGAAACCGTCAACCAGGAGGCTGATAAAATGGAGATGAAGAAGAAATCCAAGCAGAAGCAGAAGTTCGACGCCGACGAGAAAG AATCCGACTGCATACTCCACGGCTACATCAAGAAGTTGGGCGGCCCCTTCGCCAGCGCCTGGCAGACGCGCTACGCCAAGCTGTACCCCAATCGCCTCGAGTTGCACCTGGAAAACAGCGCTAAGCCGGAAATGATCCTGCTGGACATAGTCGAGGAGGTCTCCTCCGACCTGGTCTCCGTGAAGGGAGAACAGTGCATCGTGCTCAGGACCAGAAACGACACGAAGGTCGTGCTCACCAACACG GACGAAATAGGTCTGAAGGAATGGGCGACTTCGCTTCGCTCCGCCCACAAGTGCTCCCAGGAGCTGCTCGCCTCGATGGCGAAGAAGGCCGGCAAGATATACGGCACGGACGGGGCGAAAGAGTTGGCCTCGGCGCGACCCCCGCCGGTGGCTTCGCCGGCCCTCCCCAGAGCCCCCAACGGGAACAACTAG